In Chitinivibrionales bacterium, one genomic interval encodes:
- a CDS encoding cytochrome c biogenesis protein CcdA: MNKPAYARGDTLVAAMHVAIPDHFHLYSNPLGPGIGKPLRLRAFSGPGVRWIAAYKSPPKRFYPEFGGWVWAYEKEATFFIKGVITDSAASVTGATAYASGLVCYTSCVPVTTGNDFEIRITDSSAGGSFDDRPSLRYLLNSAEPLDFEVGPVEAKQKTEPGALGQITMPGQTALAAETPHRWEYEPVEKKISMNFLLAVLFGFIAGIILNVMPCVLPVLGIKILSLAKAGGASRKTVLAHSLVFTGGILTVFMALAALASFAQLSWGQQFQSPWFLVSLIVLTVVFALGLFDVYVLVVPSNISNLERKSGKGFLGEYLRGMFATLLATPCSGPFLGATLAWTLTQSTVIIFLVFFSIGAGMAFPYILFSLSKTLVRLIPKPGKWMEDFKHLMGILLLGAAVYFLLGLPKDMVVSAVGFSVAIAFAVVFFFRYAPWGSSLKRNIVAGILALAIAAFGYYLTFVVIYRNTSTQAALAAERNEVQWEEFTPKLLLDAHANGRHVIVDFTANWCLNCQYNMLTVLSSKEVAELIKRKNVLALKADLTWTNVQAESLLHHLGSRSVPFFAVFPGDDPYHPIIMRDILSKRAVVKVLKGLEEK, encoded by the coding sequence TTGAATAAGCCGGCATACGCCCGCGGCGACACGCTTGTCGCCGCCATGCACGTGGCGATCCCCGATCATTTCCATTTGTACAGTAATCCGCTCGGTCCGGGCATAGGAAAGCCGTTGCGGCTGCGCGCGTTCAGCGGACCGGGCGTCCGTTGGATCGCGGCGTACAAGTCACCCCCAAAACGATTCTACCCCGAGTTCGGGGGGTGGGTGTGGGCATATGAAAAAGAGGCCACCTTTTTCATCAAGGGTGTGATCACCGATTCGGCCGCTTCGGTGACCGGCGCGACGGCCTATGCAAGCGGGCTTGTTTGCTACACCTCCTGCGTGCCGGTCACCACGGGAAACGATTTTGAGATTCGGATTACAGACTCGTCGGCCGGCGGCTCGTTTGACGACCGCCCGTCTTTACGGTACCTTCTGAACAGCGCCGAGCCCCTGGATTTTGAAGTCGGGCCGGTTGAGGCAAAACAGAAAACCGAACCCGGAGCCCTGGGCCAGATTACGATGCCGGGCCAGACCGCGCTCGCCGCCGAAACGCCGCACCGCTGGGAATACGAACCCGTCGAGAAAAAAATATCCATGAATTTTCTCCTCGCGGTGCTCTTCGGATTCATCGCGGGGATCATCCTCAACGTGATGCCGTGCGTGCTGCCGGTGCTCGGGATAAAAATACTGTCGCTCGCTAAGGCGGGCGGCGCCTCGCGCAAAACCGTGCTGGCGCACAGCCTTGTTTTTACCGGCGGCATCCTCACCGTCTTCATGGCCCTGGCGGCGCTTGCCTCGTTTGCGCAGCTTTCGTGGGGACAGCAGTTCCAGAGTCCCTGGTTCCTTGTCTCGCTCATCGTTCTCACCGTGGTGTTCGCGCTCGGGCTTTTCGACGTGTACGTTCTCGTGGTGCCTTCCAATATTTCCAACCTTGAGCGGAAAAGCGGAAAGGGTTTCCTGGGCGAATATCTCCGGGGCATGTTCGCCACGCTGCTCGCGACGCCGTGCAGCGGCCCTTTTCTCGGCGCGACGCTCGCCTGGACGCTCACCCAGTCCACCGTCATCATCTTCCTGGTGTTTTTCTCCATCGGCGCGGGCATGGCGTTTCCCTACATACTTTTCTCCTTGAGCAAGACGCTGGTCAGGCTCATCCCGAAACCGGGCAAATGGATGGAGGACTTCAAGCACCTCATGGGCATTCTCCTGCTCGGCGCCGCGGTCTACTTCCTGCTCGGCCTCCCTAAGGACATGGTGGTAAGCGCGGTGGGGTTCAGCGTGGCGATCGCCTTTGCCGTGGTGTTCTTTTTCCGCTACGCGCCGTGGGGTTCTTCTTTGAAAAGGAATATCGTTGCGGGCATTCTGGCGCTCGCCATCGCGGCCTTCGGGTACTATCTCACCTTTGTCGTGATCTACCGCAACACCTCCACCCAGGCGGCGCTTGCCGCCGAGCGCAACGAGGTGCAATGGGAGGAATTCACGCCCAAGCTGCTCCTTGATGCGCACGCCAACGGCCGGCACGTGATCGTGGACTTCACCGCCAACTGGTGCCTCAACTGCCAGTACAACATGCTGACCGTGCTGTCGTCGAAGGAAGTGGCAGAATTGATAAAGAGGAAAAACGTCCTGGCGCTCAAGGCCGACCTGACCTGGACCAACGTGCAGGCCGAGTCGCTGCTGCACCATCTCGGCTCGCGCAGCGTGCCGTTTTTCGCCGTGTTTCCCGGCGACGATCCGTATCATCCGATCATCATGAGGGACATTCTGAGCAAACGGGCGGTGGTGAAGGTGCTGAAGGGGTTGGAGGAGAAGTAA
- a CDS encoding aconitate hydratase, which produces MPKNLVQKILDEHIVAGNPVLGAEIGIRIDQTLTQDATGTMAYLQFEALGFERVKTELSVSYVDHNTIQDGFENADDHKYLETVAQKYGIYFSRPGNGICHQVHLERFGCPGKTLLGSDSHTPTGGGMGMIAIGAGGLDVAVAMGGGLFYLTYPKVIKIDLQGKLGSWVSAKDAILKVLETLSTKGNVGSVLEYGGKGVETLSVPERATITNMGAELGVTFSVFPSDAATRAFLRSQGREDCFKPIAADDDASYDRVIHLDLAKLEPLAATPHSPGNIKRLAEIAGLKVNQVCIGSCTNSSYQDLMLVASALRGKKIASHVSLALACGSRQVLEMISRNGALADIISAGGRVMENACGFCIGNSLAPASGAVSVRTSNRNFFGRSGTESAQVFLVSPEAAVAAALAGELTDPVKFFSGQKYPDIAMPDKFIIDDSMIMPPQEKNAKVEIVRGPNIGAPPANAELPMVLNGVVAILLKDKVTTDDIMPAGSRMKYRSNIPKYAEFVFERQDATFPSRAMENKRKGLHNVIVAGESYGQGSSREHAAICPMFLGVKMVVAKSIERIHKANLVNFGIVPAQFVNPQDFNKIKQGDLLEITDVYSGIETGDLALVNKTNGENIQLKVELSARQKEIVLAGGLINLTKSKSKTG; this is translated from the coding sequence ATGCCCAAAAACCTAGTTCAAAAAATCCTCGACGAGCACATCGTCGCGGGAAACCCGGTCCTCGGCGCCGAGATCGGCATCAGGATAGACCAGACGCTCACGCAGGACGCCACCGGCACCATGGCCTATCTCCAATTCGAGGCGCTCGGGTTCGAGCGCGTGAAGACCGAACTTTCGGTTTCGTACGTTGACCACAACACCATCCAGGACGGTTTCGAAAACGCGGACGACCACAAGTACCTCGAGACCGTTGCGCAGAAATACGGCATTTATTTTTCCCGGCCCGGCAACGGCATCTGCCACCAGGTGCACCTCGAGCGGTTCGGGTGCCCCGGAAAGACCCTGCTCGGCAGCGATTCACACACGCCGACCGGCGGCGGCATGGGAATGATCGCCATCGGCGCCGGCGGGCTCGATGTGGCCGTGGCAATGGGCGGCGGGCTTTTTTACCTCACGTACCCGAAGGTCATCAAGATCGATTTGCAGGGAAAGCTCGGTTCGTGGGTGTCGGCGAAGGATGCGATTTTAAAAGTGCTCGAAACGCTCTCGACAAAAGGGAATGTCGGCTCGGTACTGGAATACGGCGGCAAGGGCGTGGAAACCCTTTCGGTGCCGGAGCGCGCGACCATCACCAACATGGGCGCGGAGCTCGGCGTGACGTTCTCGGTTTTCCCGTCCGACGCTGCGACAAGGGCGTTTTTACGGTCGCAGGGCCGCGAGGACTGCTTCAAGCCCATTGCCGCCGACGACGACGCGAGCTACGACCGCGTCATCCACCTCGATCTTGCGAAACTGGAACCGCTCGCCGCGACCCCGCATTCGCCGGGAAACATCAAGCGGCTCGCCGAGATCGCCGGGCTCAAGGTGAACCAGGTGTGCATCGGCTCGTGCACGAACTCCTCGTATCAGGACCTCATGCTGGTGGCCTCCGCGCTCAGGGGAAAGAAGATCGCTTCGCATGTTTCGCTCGCGCTCGCGTGCGGGTCGCGCCAAGTGCTTGAAATGATAAGCCGCAACGGCGCGCTCGCCGACATCATTTCGGCGGGCGGCCGCGTCATGGAGAACGCCTGCGGGTTCTGCATCGGCAATTCGCTGGCGCCCGCGTCCGGCGCCGTGAGCGTGCGTACCTCCAACAGGAATTTTTTCGGCCGCAGCGGCACCGAGAGCGCGCAGGTGTTTCTCGTTTCGCCGGAGGCGGCCGTCGCGGCCGCGCTCGCGGGCGAGCTTACGGATCCGGTTAAATTTTTTAGCGGCCAGAAATATCCCGACATCGCGATGCCGGACAAATTCATCATCGACGACAGCATGATCATGCCGCCGCAGGAGAAAAACGCAAAGGTTGAGATCGTGCGCGGGCCCAACATCGGCGCGCCGCCCGCAAACGCCGAGCTGCCCATGGTGCTGAACGGTGTCGTGGCGATTCTCCTGAAAGACAAGGTCACCACCGACGACATCATGCCGGCCGGCAGCCGCATGAAATACCGCTCCAACATTCCCAAGTACGCCGAGTTCGTTTTCGAGCGCCAGGACGCGACCTTTCCCTCGCGCGCCATGGAGAACAAGAGGAAGGGCCTGCACAACGTGATCGTGGCGGGCGAGAGCTACGGCCAGGGCAGCTCGCGCGAACACGCGGCGATATGCCCCATGTTCCTGGGCGTCAAGATGGTGGTCGCAAAGTCCATCGAGCGCATCCACAAGGCGAACCTGGTGAATTTCGGGATCGTGCCCGCGCAATTTGTCAATCCGCAGGATTTTAACAAGATCAAGCAAGGCGATTTGCTGGAGATAACGGACGTGTATTCCGGGATTGAAACAGGGGATCTAGCTCTTGTCAATAAGACCAACGGCGAAAATATCCAGCTCAAGGTCGAATTGTCGGCACGGCAGAAGGAGATTGTGCTGGCGGGAGGGTTGATTAATTTGACAAAGAGCAAATCAAAGACGGGGTAG
- a CDS encoding helix-turn-helix domain-containing protein: MPRKNKSWPDRFITAVKIAAILFLFSFLCFAAPSRDTAARQAAGAKVKAAKTAPDTIPAKAAVKKKPDTVSAKIATGAADTVMRPRAASISDTAKLAASAKKDTVPIVKAQAETLQDSTAKITASGIKTGEKKIPASIPDKKWTSITKPAALIIFLAVVVFAAIVIGIANIVAQKRQKRRFLTTTRLSVMDKEVQKACRYIEKNYSNPELTVQSICAALVTGEAFLEALMQRDLGISIGDFITHVRINRAKGLAQNNPSCLRESAAQQTGFIDTDAFDAEFKKITGVPFEEYCRVLREKT; this comes from the coding sequence ATGCCGCGGAAGAATAAATCCTGGCCTGACCGTTTTATCACCGCCGTCAAAATCGCGGCGATCCTTTTCCTTTTTAGTTTCCTGTGTTTCGCGGCGCCAAGCCGCGACACCGCCGCACGACAGGCGGCCGGTGCCAAGGTCAAGGCTGCAAAAACCGCACCAGACACGATTCCGGCAAAGGCCGCTGTAAAAAAAAAACCTGACACGGTGTCGGCGAAAATCGCAACGGGTGCCGCGGACACCGTGATGCGGCCGCGCGCAGCGTCCATATCCGACACGGCAAAACTGGCGGCGTCTGCCAAAAAGGACACGGTGCCAATTGTCAAGGCGCAGGCCGAGACTTTGCAGGATTCCACTGCAAAAATTACGGCGTCTGGAATTAAAACCGGAGAAAAAAAAATACCCGCGTCCATTCCCGATAAAAAATGGACCTCTATCACGAAACCCGCGGCGCTCATCATCTTCCTTGCAGTGGTTGTCTTTGCCGCAATTGTCATCGGCATTGCAAATATTGTCGCGCAGAAACGCCAGAAGCGGAGATTCCTCACCACCACGCGCCTGTCGGTGATGGACAAGGAAGTACAGAAAGCATGCCGCTACATAGAAAAAAATTATTCAAACCCTGAACTCACTGTGCAGAGCATCTGCGCCGCACTGGTAACGGGGGAGGCCTTTCTCGAAGCGCTCATGCAGCGCGACCTCGGTATAAGCATTGGTGATTTCATCACCCATGTCCGGATCAACAGGGCAAAGGGGCTGGCCCAAAACAACCCTTCTTGTCTGCGGGAATCGGCTGCGCAGCAGACCGGGTTCATCGATACGGATGCGTTTGACGCCGAATTTAAAAAGATCACCGGGGTGCCGTTTGAGGAATATTGCCGTGTGCTAAGGGAAAAGACATAA
- the argA gene encoding amino-acid N-acetyltransferase, which yields MDKKQLKQQVETIRQAFSYIKRFRGETFVIKIEGSLLSHPFFPGLIKDIALLHHMGIRVALVPGAKERIDEILNKYNIGFETVKGIRISTPESIPFIKMAAFDVSNKVMTMLAENNTNAVIGNWVKARSIGVRGGVDFQSTGIVETLQTGIIQNVLTDGLVPIFPNIGWNAQGKPYNISSNELAFTISTELKAAKLFFVTETGGIHTKGFTVPKSVYVSSDGVISQFTLAEAEQFVSTNEPSAKPEYELVSLACRACKSGVARVHIIDGHLEGMLLKEIFSNRGLGTMIYANQHENIRAMNHADVPEVLQLMAPYIAKGTLIQRTASDLEERLADYAVYEVDGTVHACGALHVYPGHQAEIAGIAVDELYESLGIGMKMVSYLVEKAHGLKLKQVFVLTTQTSDWFSLHGFKKADVKALPPERQATYDKKRNSLVLIYRISQARKGHFVE from the coding sequence ATGGACAAAAAGCAACTCAAACAGCAGGTCGAAACCATCCGGCAGGCGTTCAGCTACATCAAGCGGTTCCGGGGCGAGACGTTCGTCATCAAAATCGAGGGCTCACTCCTGTCGCACCCGTTTTTCCCGGGCCTGATCAAGGACATCGCGCTGCTCCACCACATGGGCATACGGGTGGCGCTCGTTCCCGGTGCAAAGGAACGGATCGATGAGATCCTTAACAAATACAACATCGGGTTCGAAACGGTCAAGGGTATCCGGATCTCCACGCCCGAATCGATACCGTTCATCAAGATGGCGGCGTTCGACGTCTCCAACAAGGTCATGACCATGCTCGCCGAGAACAACACCAACGCGGTGATCGGCAACTGGGTAAAGGCGCGGAGCATCGGCGTGCGGGGCGGTGTTGACTTTCAGAGCACCGGCATCGTTGAGACGCTGCAGACCGGCATCATACAGAACGTGCTTACCGACGGCCTGGTGCCCATATTCCCCAACATCGGATGGAACGCGCAGGGAAAACCATACAACATTTCATCAAACGAGCTCGCCTTCACCATCAGCACCGAGCTTAAGGCTGCCAAGCTCTTTTTTGTCACCGAAACAGGCGGCATTCATACAAAGGGGTTCACGGTCCCCAAGAGTGTGTATGTGTCAAGCGACGGCGTGATTTCACAATTCACGCTTGCCGAGGCGGAGCAGTTCGTTTCCACAAACGAACCGTCGGCAAAACCCGAATACGAACTCGTGTCCCTCGCCTGCCGGGCCTGCAAGAGCGGCGTGGCGCGGGTGCACATCATCGACGGGCACCTCGAGGGCATGCTGCTCAAGGAAATTTTCAGCAACCGGGGCCTCGGCACCATGATCTACGCCAACCAGCACGAAAACATCAGGGCCATGAACCACGCCGACGTGCCCGAAGTGCTCCAGCTCATGGCGCCGTACATTGCCAAGGGAACGCTCATCCAGCGGACCGCGTCCGACCTCGAGGAACGGCTCGCCGACTATGCGGTATACGAAGTGGATGGCACCGTGCACGCGTGCGGCGCGCTGCATGTATATCCCGGCCACCAGGCCGAGATCGCCGGCATCGCCGTTGACGAACTGTACGAAAGCCTCGGCATCGGCATGAAAATGGTCTCCTACCTCGTTGAAAAAGCGCATGGCCTGAAACTGAAGCAGGTCTTCGTGCTCACCACGCAGACGTCGGACTGGTTCTCCCTGCACGGTTTCAAAAAGGCGGATGTCAAGGCGCTGCCGCCCGAGCGGCAGGCCACCTACGACAAGAAGCGGAATTCGCTTGTGTTGATTTACAGGATTTCGCAGGCGAGGAAGGGGCATTTTGTGGAATGA
- the tssM gene encoding type VI secretion system membrane subunit TssM, translating into MKKLPAWIVVVWCVLVVLGTLSFVIGGLVKLSALVEWLIAGPLFAGAAVWVSLHFLLGKPRKKKASGFIGGNQAVFQRVLRETNEAVQRYLGAVMRKGLLQKSALYERPWFLLCGAEKSGKTSLLRGAGLNFPMRYPSEKDGMVLDGSDQITWYFANEAVWIDTPGAVMDEAKKDTWQAFIASLMEVRPEKPVDGMALVVSAREVLDADDATVKDMAGRLRRRVDELIAAWGIEFPVYLIFNHSDEIPGFQEYFGDQLMKAQDQIFGATLSVDDEKMLPRMAFAQEFGLLSRSLTDLRLDKLYKEKDAARKRMICRFVIHFEGMQEKLGAFVTELFKPSSYEGRPLFRGFYFTSCSEAAPGNEEGEQRRPEAGMTVASHPLNPRRMLAPQAQKGEKIPVVTSLFVLPLFRELMVRGKEFVKTTQKRTRRQYVRHYLVTAAIALAAFGVLGLMLAGMQTSLALFETLRSDMSMMPADNGTLLNQYASLDAVGKSIARLQGYEDRGAPLFTGLFGFYRGRAALEQLKNVYFSKINRLLVVPAVKYLEYQLWEKVQGYGELAGQDYDNLYGNLKAYLSMSEAMSGRPKDIDTTFLRGLLLDAIKQSLVSAQGGQGRLPQQIEAILSENTGVYLLYLKRQAIPPIQGNQRLITLARTKLRRLPSAQSLYESAINRLSQDAPSITLDQMLNRQQEGILKSDRPISVLYTQEGWDKFVAEAIAQASKDPFKLDWVIGLSPDDVPTEALDKKQLYNDMLAAYLADFSSQWLGFLASVKMEQFGDLSRCQRVLLKLVADKSELAVLLETVAKYSEISKEGMADKAGGALDAAAKFKATKDLAKKVDKAEAAAGQAGEAMGFSLGQKKSPFDDLNATFDPLRVFARSTGGALSGYEGYRDKITTLAGKLAALETQGPDFALAVFSGKDDDALLAAWKYTQAALANMPENLAAAMKGVLMLPVEYTGSAATSLLTQTLTAKWHSEIVKPYTSRFSGKYPFSPRGEDASFADVMDFFRPQTGTFWGFYDRVLSPYIVKTTSGWMVRPVGSLKLTFNPQLAKSLSSAERVRDMFFKPDGTVRPMTITLTPAASNKNSAKLEVNGQASDLSPGGKSVLFNWPSETAPLGASLKISVSSDFTQDISFPGPWGFLKLVQAGRVSKVNPSTVNARWQVNVQNMYVVYLEYKLQVSGADHPFGDMVFSDFDCPTDLLTSEEKKNTN; encoded by the coding sequence ATGAAAAAACTCCCTGCGTGGATCGTCGTTGTCTGGTGCGTTCTGGTCGTTCTCGGCACACTCTCGTTTGTCATCGGCGGGCTGGTAAAGCTGTCCGCGCTTGTTGAGTGGCTGATCGCGGGACCGCTGTTTGCCGGCGCTGCCGTGTGGGTCTCGCTTCATTTTCTTCTCGGTAAACCAAGAAAGAAAAAGGCAAGCGGTTTTATCGGGGGAAACCAGGCGGTGTTCCAGCGGGTGCTCCGCGAGACGAACGAGGCGGTGCAGCGGTACCTCGGCGCCGTGATGCGTAAGGGCCTTTTGCAGAAAAGCGCGCTGTACGAGCGGCCGTGGTTTTTGCTGTGCGGCGCGGAAAAATCCGGGAAAACGTCGCTGCTGCGGGGCGCCGGCCTCAATTTCCCGATGCGCTATCCGTCGGAAAAGGACGGCATGGTTCTTGACGGAAGCGACCAGATCACCTGGTATTTCGCCAACGAGGCGGTGTGGATCGACACGCCGGGCGCCGTCATGGACGAGGCGAAAAAAGACACCTGGCAGGCGTTTATCGCGTCGCTCATGGAGGTGAGGCCCGAAAAGCCGGTTGACGGCATGGCGCTCGTGGTGAGCGCCCGGGAGGTGCTCGACGCCGATGACGCAACGGTCAAGGACATGGCCGGCCGGCTCCGGCGCAGGGTGGACGAGCTCATCGCGGCCTGGGGAATAGAATTCCCGGTGTATCTCATCTTCAACCATTCGGATGAAATCCCGGGGTTCCAGGAATATTTCGGTGACCAGTTGATGAAAGCGCAGGACCAGATCTTCGGCGCGACGCTTTCGGTCGACGACGAAAAAATGCTGCCGCGCATGGCCTTTGCCCAGGAGTTCGGGCTCCTGAGCAGGTCGCTCACCGATCTCCGTCTTGACAAGCTGTACAAGGAAAAAGACGCGGCGCGCAAGAGGATGATCTGCCGCTTTGTGATCCACTTCGAGGGCATGCAGGAAAAGCTCGGCGCTTTTGTGACCGAGCTTTTCAAACCGAGCAGCTACGAGGGCAGGCCGTTGTTCAGGGGATTTTACTTTACGAGCTGCAGCGAGGCCGCTCCCGGGAACGAGGAAGGGGAGCAGCGCCGGCCGGAGGCCGGGATGACCGTCGCCAGCCATCCGCTCAACCCGCGCAGGATGCTCGCGCCGCAGGCGCAGAAGGGCGAGAAAATACCGGTCGTCACGTCGCTGTTCGTGCTGCCGCTGTTCAGGGAGCTCATGGTGCGCGGCAAGGAGTTTGTCAAGACCACGCAGAAGCGCACGCGGCGGCAGTACGTTCGCCATTACCTGGTCACGGCCGCCATCGCGCTGGCGGCATTCGGCGTGCTGGGGCTCATGCTGGCGGGCATGCAGACGTCGCTTGCGCTGTTCGAAACGCTTCGCTCTGATATGTCAATGATGCCGGCCGACAACGGGACCCTGCTCAACCAGTACGCCAGCCTCGACGCAGTGGGCAAGAGCATCGCGCGGCTCCAGGGCTATGAAGACCGCGGCGCGCCCCTGTTCACCGGCCTGTTCGGGTTTTACCGCGGCCGCGCGGCGCTCGAACAGCTCAAAAATGTTTACTTCAGCAAAATCAACCGGCTCCTTGTTGTCCCTGCCGTCAAGTATCTCGAATACCAGTTGTGGGAGAAGGTACAGGGGTACGGCGAACTTGCGGGACAGGACTACGACAACCTGTACGGCAATCTCAAGGCCTACCTTTCGATGTCCGAGGCGATGAGCGGCCGCCCCAAGGACATCGACACAACGTTTTTACGCGGCCTGTTGCTCGACGCGATCAAGCAGTCGCTCGTGTCGGCCCAGGGCGGGCAGGGCCGGCTGCCGCAGCAGATCGAGGCCATTCTGTCTGAAAACACGGGGGTGTACCTGCTGTATCTCAAGCGCCAGGCCATTCCTCCCATCCAGGGCAACCAGCGGCTCATCACGCTCGCGCGCACCAAGCTGCGCCGGCTGCCTTCCGCGCAGTCGCTGTACGAGTCCGCGATCAACCGGCTGAGCCAGGACGCGCCCTCCATCACGCTTGACCAGATGCTCAACCGCCAACAAGAGGGGATCCTCAAGTCCGACCGGCCGATCAGCGTTCTTTACACACAGGAAGGATGGGACAAGTTCGTGGCCGAGGCGATCGCCCAGGCGAGCAAGGACCCGTTCAAGCTCGACTGGGTGATCGGGCTGTCGCCCGACGACGTGCCCACCGAAGCACTTGACAAGAAGCAACTGTACAACGACATGCTCGCCGCCTACCTGGCCGATTTCTCGTCGCAATGGCTCGGCTTCCTCGCCTCGGTGAAGATGGAGCAGTTCGGCGATTTGTCGCGCTGCCAGCGCGTTTTGCTCAAGCTCGTGGCCGACAAATCGGAGCTTGCGGTGCTCCTGGAGACCGTCGCGAAGTATTCCGAGATCAGCAAGGAGGGCATGGCCGACAAGGCGGGCGGAGCGCTTGACGCCGCGGCAAAATTCAAGGCCACCAAGGACCTTGCCAAAAAAGTCGATAAGGCCGAGGCCGCGGCTGGCCAGGCGGGGGAGGCGATGGGATTTTCGCTCGGCCAGAAGAAATCGCCCTTCGACGACCTGAACGCCACGTTCGACCCGCTCCGCGTGTTCGCGCGGTCGACCGGCGGCGCCTTGAGCGGGTACGAGGGATACCGCGACAAGATCACGACCCTTGCGGGAAAACTGGCCGCGCTTGAGACCCAGGGACCGGATTTCGCGCTCGCCGTGTTCAGCGGCAAGGACGACGACGCGCTGCTTGCCGCATGGAAATACACGCAGGCCGCACTCGCCAACATGCCCGAAAACCTTGCTGCCGCCATGAAGGGCGTTCTCATGCTTCCCGTCGAATACACCGGAAGCGCCGCCACGAGCCTGCTCACCCAGACGCTCACCGCGAAATGGCATTCCGAAATTGTCAAGCCCTATACCAGCAGGTTCTCGGGCAAGTACCCGTTCTCGCCGCGCGGGGAGGACGCGTCGTTCGCCGATGTCATGGACTTTTTCAGGCCGCAGACCGGAACGTTCTGGGGATTTTACGACAGGGTCCTGTCGCCTTACATCGTGAAGACAACGTCGGGATGGATGGTAAGGCCGGTGGGAAGCCTCAAGCTCACGTTCAATCCGCAGCTGGCCAAGTCATTGAGCAGCGCCGAGCGCGTGCGCGACATGTTCTTCAAGCCCGACGGCACGGTGCGGCCCATGACCATCACCCTGACGCCGGCCGCGTCGAACAAAAACAGCGCGAAGCTCGAGGTGAACGGTCAGGCGTCCGACCTTTCGCCAGGCGGGAAATCCGTTCTTTTCAACTGGCCTTCAGAAACCGCGCCCCTGGGCGCGTCGCTCAAGATATCCGTGAGCTCCGATTTCACGCAGGACATTTCCTTTCCCGGCCCCTGGGGATTTCTCAAGCTGGTGCAGGCGGGCCGTGTGAGCAAGGTGAACCCGAGCACGGTGAACGCCCGGTGGCAGGTGAACGTGCAGAACATGTACGTGGTGTATCTGGAGTACAAGCTGCAGGTGTCCGGCGCCGACCATCCGTTCGGGGACATGGTTTTTTCTGATTTTGATTGCCCGACTGATTTGTTGACAAGTGAGGAAAAGAAAAATACTAATTAG
- a CDS encoding cold-shock protein, which yields MATGVVKWFNRSKGYGFIKPDDGSKDVFVHFSAIVGEGVKDLKEGEKVEFEIVVNQKGPNAKDVKPIA from the coding sequence ATGGCAACAGGAGTAGTCAAGTGGTTCAACAGGTCAAAGGGTTACGGTTTCATCAAGCCCGATGACGGTTCAAAAGACGTGTTTGTCCATTTTTCCGCGATCGTCGGCGAGGGCGTAAAGGATCTCAAGGAAGGCGAGAAAGTGGAGTTCGAAATTGTCGTGAATCAGAAGGGACCCAATGCGAAGGACGTGAAGCCTATTGCATAA
- the ispF gene encoding 2-C-methyl-D-erythritol 2,4-cyclodiphosphate synthase — MAARRYRGIKMTGAAPGFKAALGQDSHRFEGARSLKPLMLGGIAVPGCPGLAGNSDADVVLHAVTNAVSGISGKNILGRVADRMCLDKGITDSAAYLKKALATLGPWRLVHVSVCIEGKRPVLAKHIPAMKKSIARICSLTERDIGITATTGEGLTAFGRGKGMQAFAVVTAERRH, encoded by the coding sequence ATGGCCGCGCGCCGGTATCGGGGAATCAAGATGACTGGCGCCGCGCCCGGATTCAAGGCGGCGCTGGGGCAGGACTCGCACCGGTTCGAGGGCGCGCGCTCGTTAAAGCCGCTCATGCTCGGCGGCATCGCCGTCCCCGGATGCCCCGGGCTTGCGGGCAACAGCGACGCCGATGTCGTGCTGCACGCCGTCACCAACGCCGTGTCCGGCATTTCGGGAAAGAACATTCTCGGCCGCGTCGCCGACAGAATGTGTCTTGACAAAGGAATAACCGACAGCGCCGCCTACCTCAAAAAGGCGCTCGCGACGCTCGGCCCCTGGCGCCTTGTCCACGTGTCGGTGTGCATTGAGGGAAAACGCCCGGTGCTCGCAAAACATATTCCCGCCATGAAAAAATCCATTGCGCGGATATGTTCGTTGACAGAACGCGATATCGGCATCACCGCAACGACCGGAGAGGGGCTTACCGCATTTGGCAGGGGAAAAGGTATGCAGGCGTTTGCCGTGGTGACGGCGGAGAGACGGCATTAG